A stretch of DNA from Lycium ferocissimum isolate CSIRO_LF1 chromosome 4, AGI_CSIRO_Lferr_CH_V1, whole genome shotgun sequence:
GGATCAAGAGTGTCAGTACTGAAAAGGCCCTGGCATTACCTCCAGAGGGGAAGGTTTAGAAGAGATGAAAAAACCTAGCGACTGTTGGTCGGGACATACAAACAATTTTTTATGCTACTTTGAGAACATACCCATGTTAAGATTGGAGAGGCAGCCAGTGGCATTGCATCTTCCGTTGACTCCTTGAGGGATTGCAACCATTGGCAAATTATAGCCATCAACAATACTAACGTCATAGAAATCTTTGTTGTCTCCCGTGCCTAAAGTTATCTCGAAGAGGGAGGCAGGTGGGGTGGCACCAAGCCCGCTACACTCGAGCTTCCCACCACAATCGCCTGTTTGACACGAGCCAACACCCGATGCATCAAAAGTGCATCCAGTTCTAGCCCAAATGCGACCTGACCATCCAGCTACAGTTGGAATTGTGATGCTTTGCCCTGCATCTAATCGAAAGCCAGTCGTGGGAAGTGGAGGGGTTCCCGCGCCAGCCAGCGTACCAGGCCATATTGTAAAAGGACAGTTGTTACTAATAATGAAATTGTACGCAAAAGAGTACGAAAAAAACGTGCACAAAAGCAATGAAATTGAAAGCTTTTTACAGGAAATTATGTTCATGAACATATTATTATGGCCTTTCTTTTTAAGTGTTTGGCTATGTCCTGTCTTTCTGAGAAATAGAATAGGGGCAGGCAGAGGGTCCAGAATAGGAAAAAATGAATCATCGTGACATATTTGTATGTCGAAGGATTCAACAAAAAAGGATTTTGAGCATATTGGATGCAAAATCCAGTGTGAAGTAGCTTTAATTTGCAAATTCATTAGCCGCAAAtctcacatttgggtttagcaTTACTTTAGAGTAGCCTCAATAAGAAGCAATTCCTTTCTTTGGAAATTTAAGGATGCATGTCCACTGAAACAAGTACTCCatccgtctcataataagtgtcatcttaatAAAAACCAAGCATATTAAGGAATCAAATATGCAATataaagtttaccaaattacccctTTATAaccttttttctcttgattagaacatgcacaagtagtaaaccttttgacattgcgaattcaacaataccaagttactatgtgctttttccaatcatcatttaaatgttactttaacttgttATTTTTTGTCTAAGAGAGATTGGTAAAAACTAGTCAATTTTTGTCTTGATTTcttaaggtgacacttattatgggacggagggagtattaaacacaaagagagagagagaatcaaCATATAGAATCATAGGATTTCCCCAATAGCCTATGCTTCAGACATCTTGTAAGCGAATCAATTTCGTTTAGTGTGCAGAAATGTACAATCATATGAAAAGGCTACCTAGATTCCTCAGAAAttgtataaccgacaacattaAAGGGCACGTTAAGCAAGCgaccaaaaaaagaattttcCTAGCTTCTTGCCACTTAAGGGAATAAATAATGTAGTCTTCTTTTCTGAGCGTGGTGCAAAGAGAAATAGGCAAATTATTGGCCTTGTCCGAGAattatcactactaaaaaacagTCGACGGCCCGCGTCGGGTTTTTTAATGAAACCGACAGAAAATTAACGCAACACAGTCCGTCAGTTTATATTACGTCGCTTTTAGAAAATCCAAGGATTGCGTCGTTTTTTTGCTACATACAGTGTCGGTTAAGACGTCCGTCGGTTTTAAATCCgagaatataaaatattataaaaaacaGACGGACAACGTcggttttatatttttatttatttatttattttccttcaatattttatatttaaaaagaaataatataaattttattaaaaaccgacggactgcgtcggttatatatttaatttataattatttttttttagaaaatcgacgcagtccgtcggtttcCTGGAAAAAAATAGCAGCAAATTGCTACATTTTCTGCAGCCACACCAGTACAAAATCAGCACTAACATGCtgccaaatcaattctaaatgagctacaacacataaaatcaccctaagtaacaatcaaacactatctaaacacatcaaatacgatctaaaAAGACCATAAAagttcaaaatattcaaatgattccaccaaaagtaccattaactagttttaaAGTGAATGTTTTACTATTTTCCATGAAATGAGAACAATCTAGCTTTCCAACAGTCATCCAACCAGACATCATCCCATACACCAGAAAATCGTTAATAGTCCACATTAAAGAAGCACACAAACTGAAATTTGTCTTAGTTGATACATCATATGTCACTACACCTTCACACAACAATTGTTTTAACtcatcaatcaaaacttttggatTACGGGGACCAAGGATAATACAATTTAGGAATATGTAGGGACTTGTCATACACATCTCAGGTGGGAGATTATACGGAGTAAGAAATACAGGCCAACAAAAATAGGGTGCAGCCGAAACAGAGTATGATGTGAAACCATCTGCACACAAACCCAAACGAATGTTCCTTGGTTCACTAGCAAGAGGTAAATAATGCATTGCCTTCATTGGAGCCATCTTCCCGGTAGGAGCCTGCCTAAAACACGCATGTCCACACAACTTACATTCATTTAAATCAACGTCTTGCTTATAGAACAATATACAACCATTTGGACAACAATGAATTCTATCATATGACAATCCTAACTTGGAAACCAATCTCTTTGCTTGATAGTAACTCTTAGGTAGGTCAAATTCCGGACTAACTAGTTCCTCCACAAGCTTAATCATTGAGTCCATAGCAGCTTCAGCAACAGTCCAATTTGATTTGATGTTAATCATTCTAATTATGTAGGTAAGAGTATTTCTGAGAACTTTATTAGTGTCGTCCGATGAAGTGCTTTCTTCATTGGCGTTCTTTTTGGTCTCTATACTCTGTAATAGCATGTACAATTCTTGAATATCTAAGTTATCTAAGTGAAATAGCTTTCTTTATCATCCAATGAGCATCTTAGAACTTTATTTTCTGAGAACAACTGCCTTCCAAATTTTCTGTCTTCCTTGTGTTGTTCAAAAccttacacttttttttttcttaaattctttTCGGTGGGGGTGAATTTATGAGAAAACAAGAACCGGAAAACACCTATCCTTTCTGAGGTGGTGTTGAAGAAACACATTCGGGAAGCTTTGAGTTTGTAGAAACTTAACGACTCTTCTATAAACATAAGATTTGAgcaaaagctactgggttcCCATGAACCCACACGTAACATGTTGGATCCGCCCCTGCTTCAACCGGCCAATACAAATGGAGGTGGTTTTTGGAATGTAACCCAAGCCACGCAACGCACGCTAAGTAAACATTAGTATATTCACCACCTTATCAGAACTTGTAAAGGTTCCATCAAGTAAACTAATCAACAATACTGCTTAGTCTTGATAAATAGAGTATGATATACACTAGAAGAAGAGCCTTTTTTATTGCTTTCTGAAATGAAACTATAATTCATTTGTCCATCTGTAAGTTCTGCAATAGGACACAAATGAGACAAACCAGCAAGTTAACATCAATCCTGGCTACCTTTGACAACTGATGATTAAGCAGCCAAGAATTAAATCAACACAATGCCTTCGACTTACATGATATTTCTAGTTACCAATTTGCCTCTATTTTTCAGGCAGGTGGTTTATCGGCCTTCAAGAACTGTAAATACTACATTCCAAGGAAGTACATACTACCTACAATCAAAGACAATTTCCTAAACAAAAGTGAAATAAAGTATTGTTTGCAGTGCCTGATTTGCTATAGGCATAATCCAGGGAAGCAAATGTGGGTATTCAGATAATAACGATAGAGAATGACCAGGAAAATAAAATGTCTACTTTGGgtaaaaaaaagtgttcacttattaaatcaagaaacaattaaccttatctttccagatttgcccctattaaatgttatgtgatcaaatcccaatgcctatttaattaggggtagtttagtcaatttacatatttttttcttgaagtgagtagttttttaaggggtgtgcaaatgactaagtgAACTCCTTTTTTGATCGGAAGGGAGTATCATCGGATTCCCTCTAATACCTCAATGACATAAATCTTTCACCTTCTCTATCGAATTTTCATTCCTGGAGTCTGGTACCATTATCTGTTCTCTAAGTGGACTACCAAATATTACAGAATATTTACCATCatactatattaaaagtggGAAGCCACAAAGTTAAAAATTGGATTACAAATATATCCTTCAAAAGTTAATTGACCAATTATAACCTcctattaaatattaatttttggcTGCATTAGATttggtaattaattaaaattcaatCAATATTTATCGAATTTGAAAAAGAGTCGGAAGAAATGGTTCGAGCCTCTTATTTCTATTAAATGATATAAAATTATTGCTATTCTAAATGCGGTTAATTGGAAATAATAGTTGGTGTTTCACCTCTTAACTAAGGACTTTTGGTTTGCTTTAaggaaaaatttcagaaatatacaatttgGTCACTTATATTGCAAAAAAAATAGCCTAAAACTTACATTGCAAACCCTTGGCCCAAAAACActttaattatataatattatatacacGAAAATACACACGTTACACATACACGTATATACAAAAgataattatacaatattatacacgaCACGTATACACATTTATACAATATATAGGTAGTATATAACTGTATAATTATACATGTACTTATATATAcactaaaaatataattatatatattatacacgAAAATACACACGTATACACatttatacacaattatacaatattgCATAATGTGTAGGTATATCCACTAAAAATATACttgtacaacatatacacaaaaatacgcacttatatacatttatacacaattatacTTGGAAGAtgatatttttcttaaattattataCCTCACAACAAATCAAATGGTTAGtagaaacatgaaaatattTCTCCACCGATAGATTGTCATCAGAGGAGGCCAGAAAGCCAAACCAGAATCACCCAAAGCTGGAAGCCAGGGAAAACAGCggcaaaaataaaaacactGGCCAACAAGAGCAGGGATGGAATATAGAAGAAGATAATACTTACTGATGCTTTACAAAGTTGACCTTCACCCCAGGAAGTTTGGAAAACCCTGGGGAGGAGGGCAGAGAGaggggaggaggaggagaagggagtgggtcattttttgtaagatTTGAAAATATTAGTTAATTTTGGTAGTATTGTTACCCTAATTAACATACAGCGTAATATATGAGCCATCATGTCTTCTCCGTCGGTTAAAGTCGTCAACTCATATAAATACACTTTAAAAGAAGAAGTATAGCACACCTATGATCATTTTAATTCCTGCATTAATTTGTACACATGTGCCTTATTTCAATGAGGAAGAAATAAACAGTATATGATTCATTTGAATCGAACACAAAACAGATAGATACATTGTACTGTTAGGTTGCAcgtatccatattgtccttcaTCATTAAAAAAGTATTAGAACCCCTATTAAGTGTTGAATTTTAACTACATAAATGTAATTAACTGAAATCCTATTCAATGACAATTATAAACGTGTAAGCCTTTTCACTTCCCAACCAAGGACTTTTGATTTGCTCTATGATCATGCCTTCTTCATTAGTTAAGGAAGTTATCAGCACCTATATAAATGGACATTTACCCCAACCATCACCATAAGAAATTTAGTTCCTTTCAATTTCACTTTGTCTTACCATGTGGCTTCAAAATCAATCAGCAGTCAGAGGTAcccttccatttttattagaatatttatttcttaagataatcaaatttattttcctCTCTTAATGTTTAGTTGATCTATCATAACATTCAATCTGCAACTTGATTTTATTCGATAGATAAAATATCACAGTAATCGATTTTTTCGTAAATCATATCGGTTAAACTTCCTAAAGAGGAAAACGACAATGTTTTTGTTTAGCGAATCCGTATAAAATGAATACCAACTATTCTTATCATCAGACTTTTGCCTTTTCCTAGGAATTATCGTTTCATTAGTGGCAAGTGCATTTGGGGGACTATGAGGCGAGATATAGTGACTATTGCAGCAGTTTTTTTCTCGATGATTTTCGGGACATCAAAACAATACCACATAAGAGATTCGTCTCAAAATTTTGTGCTAATATGTTGATTGCAAATTGAATAGCAATGGTCATTACATTTGGATTATGCAAGTTTATTGGCTTCAGATGTGATTCTTGAAGACTACGTGCTTCATTTTCCgttgttttttatttcttaattcttttttattcttgtgAATTCATATCATTATTAACATTTTCTCCTTTGTAAAATGAAATGCAAGATTTGAATGCATTTTTGGCAGAGCATAATAGCTAGattattaatttttctttgattacagtgttaatttttaaaagattgctacaaaaagaaaaaaagaaaaaaaaaaaaaaggtaacccCGTCCAATGAATTTATTTTGCGCTACTCAATGTCaccttttaagaaaaatataaaactaataTAGCGAAATATTTCTTCCTTTGAATTAGCTACATAAGATCAGCATTCACCATCCTCTCTTCTTTAGCTTTTAATCTATTACTCAAACACAACTTATTTGactcttatgtaattttttaaaatctttttattCATTGATACGAGCTACACGCGCAAAAAGGGAAAAGTTGAAAGGCCTCATTTTCCATAAAAAGTTAAAACGATTTTTAACCTTCAAGAAAATATTACTACAAAACGTTTTTGTACAAAGATAAAATTAAACATTCtactaaaaataagaaaaaaaatcagcatATTAAAGTAGGCACATTAAAACAGCTCTCTCCACTTCCTTTAATAAATTGAGTCATTAATCTTCTACTGCTCTTTATTTCACATTTTACTAATTACACCTGCACTCTTTAACCTTcgcatatcatataacaatgaTCTCACACTTTCACTATTATGTCGTTTTTAAAGTTTGCACCAAATAACATGAGACAAATATACATACGCACGTATCCAGAACTAGTTAAAGAATAAGCATGGATGGGTAATTTAGCATTATTTTTCCTCAAGTAACGCTAATTGAATCCATTTGATACTCATAACGA
This window harbors:
- the LOC132054644 gene encoding pathogenesis-related thaumatin-like protein 3.5, with the protein product MNLQIKATSHWILHPICSKSFFVESFDIQICHDDSFFPILDPLPAPILFLRKTGHSQTLKKKGHNNMFMNIISCKKLSISLLLCTFFSYSFAYNFIISNNCPFTIWPGTLAGAGTPPLPTTGFRLDAGQSITIPTVAGWSGRIWARTGCTFDASGVGSCQTGDCGGKLECSGLGATPPASLFEITLGTGDNKDFYDVSIVDGYNLPMVAIPQGVNGRCNATGCLSNLNMGCPKELQLVGGDGAGNVVACKSACEAFGLDQYCCAGQFANPTTCKPSFYSSIFKNACPRAYSYAFDDGTSTFTCKANDYAIIFCPMNGVKRPNEEASTAPATRPIEENKTGKFAGVASSSNILLPLPMLIVLLISSLYL